One region of Quercus lobata isolate SW786 chromosome 2, ValleyOak3.0 Primary Assembly, whole genome shotgun sequence genomic DNA includes:
- the LOC115976291 gene encoding exocyst complex component EXO70E2 — protein sequence MGDCDSTISEVEGEENLIAAARHIVKALGSNKKLTFSARKTLAELGSQLSTMAALNETKGVGVSEIEDRLYAVEEKILSWEEDQSMIWDSGPEEASEYLNAADEARKLTERLESLCLNKDDDEYKLLHRAHNVLQKAMERLEEEFSHMLVENRQPFEPEHVSFRSSEEDVLDEGSIISFGDESIEDSLQRDSLSRASEEYILDLVHPDVIPELRCIANLMFNSNYDQECYQAYSSARKDALDECLFILEMEKLSIEDVLKMEWVSLNSKIKRWVRTMKIFVRVYLASEKCLSHQIFGELGAVCVDSFVEASKASMLQLLNFGEAMSIGPHQPEKLSRILDMYEVLSDLLPDIDALYSDEVGSPVRIECHEVLSRLGDSVRATFLEFKNAIASNVSTNPFAGGGIHHLTRYVMNYVKILTDYCEILNFLLKDHDEDDPSSLSPDMSPTKEEENKSSISPMARHLRSIASILESNLDGKSKLYKDASLQHFFLMNNIYYMAQKVKGSELRHIFGDEWIRKCNWKFQQHAMNYERASWSSILSLLKDEGIQNPGSNSISKTLLKERIRSFYIAFEETYKTQTSWLIPDHQLREDLRISTSLKVIQAYRTFVGRHGSLLSDKHIKYTADDLESFLLDLFEGSPKSLQNSHRR from the coding sequence ATGGGGGACTGTGATTCTACTATTTCAGAAgtagaaggagaagaaaactTAATTGCTGCAGCTAGGCACATTGTTAAAGCATTGGGGTCAAATAAGAAGCTTACATTTAGTGCAAGGAAAACTTTGGCAGAACTTGGCAGCCAATTGTCCACCATGGCTGCACTAAATGAAACAAAGGGTGTTGGGGTTAGTGAGATCGAAGATCGGCTTTATGCTGTTGAGGAGAAGATCTTGAGTTGGGAGGAAGATCAATCTATGATATGGGATTCAGGACCCGAAGAAGCTTCTGAGTATTTGAATGCGGCAGATGAAGCCCGAAAATTGACTGAAAGATTAGAGAGTCTGTGCCTGAATAAAGATGATGATGAGTATAAACTGTTACACAGGGCTCACAATGTTCTTCAGAAGGCAATGGAAAGGCTTGAGGAAGAGTTCAGTCACATGCTTGTTGAGAACAGGCAACCTTTTGAGCCGGAGCATGTGTCTTTTCGATCCAGTGAAGAGGATGTTTTGGATGAGGGCTCAATTATCTCTTTTGGAGATGAGTCGATTGAGGACTCACTTCAGAGAGACAGTCTCAGCAGGGCCTCGGAGGAATATATCCTTGATTTGGTCCATCCGGATGTGATCCCTGAGCTCAGATGCATTGCGAATTTGATGTTCAATTCAAATTACGACCAGGAATGTTACCAGGCCTATTCCAGTGCCCGTAAGGATGCCTTGGATGAGTGCCTCTTCATTCTTGAAATGGAGAAACTTAGCATTGAGGATGTGTTGAAGATGGAATGGGTTAGCTTGAATTCCAAGATAAAGCGATGGGTTCGAACAATGAAGATATTTGTGCGGGTCTATCTTGCTAGCGAGAAATGCCTCAGTCATCAAATTTTTGGGGAGCTCGGAGCTGTTTGTGTAGATTCTTTTGTTGAGGCATCTAAGGCTTCAATGTTGCAGCTTCTGAATTTTGGTGAAGCCATGTCTATAGGTCCTCACCAACCAGAAAAGTTGTCTCGCATTCTTGACATGTATGAGGTGCTATCAGATCTTCTTCCAGATATAGATGCTTTATACTCAGATGAGGTGGGTTCTCCAGTTAGAATCGAGTGTCACGAGGTTCTAAGTAGATTGGGTGATTCTGTAAGGGCAACATTTCTTGAATTTAAGAATGCCATTGCATCAAATGTATCAACAAACCCTTTTGCTGGAGGCGGAATCCACCATCTGACCAGATATGTTATGAATTATGTCAAGATTCTAACTGACTACTGTGAGATCCTTAATTTTCTCCTCAAGGACCATGATGAAGATGATCCTAGTTCCTTGTCACCTGACATGAGTCCAACTAAGGAAGAGGAGAATAAAAGCAGTATCTCCCCAATGGCTCGCCACTTGCGATCAATTGCTTCAATTCTGGAAAGCAACCTTGATGGTAAGTCCAAGCTATATAAGGATGCTTCCCTGCAGCACTTCTTCTTGATGAACAATATTTATTACATGGCTCAAAAGGTCAAGGGGTCTGAGTTAAGGCATATATTTGGAGATGAATGGATTCGAAAGTGCAACTGGAAATTCCAACAGCATGCCATGAATTATGAGCGAGCTAGTTGGAGTTCAATCCTCTCTTTGCTTAAGGATGAGGGGATTCAAAATCCCGGTTCAAATTCTATCTCAAAAACTCTGCTCAAGGAAAGGATTCGGAGCTTTTATATAGCATTTGAGGAGACATACAAGACGCAAACATCATGGCTTATCCCAGATCATCAGCTTAGAGAAGATTTACGGATCTCAACATCCCTCAAGGTGATCCAGGCTTATCGGACATTTGTGGGAAGGCATGGTAGTCTCTTAAGTGACAAGCATATTAAGTATACTGCTGATGATTTAGAGAGTTTTCTTCTGGATCTCTTTGAGGGATCTCCAAAATCTTTACAAAACAGCCATAGGAGGTAA